In Gemmatimonadaceae bacterium, the following proteins share a genomic window:
- a CDS encoding PilT/PilU family type 4a pilus ATPase, whose protein sequence is MAEQPAAVAKYILVVDDEPMVLRAHMRVLESAAYICFGARNAADAMSVLRRESIDLVLSDVRMPGDDGIMLARAIRRHFPDLPLVMVTGVADFSSVAAARDAGAHDYLVKPVPPSELISAVAKALRRESPSSLVDPAAVTATPRAPAMQSDEAGARAEPHVDRLLRAMVQAGASDLHLSTSVAPLIRKDGEMMRLDAGGDLLSAEDVIQLLAPILPGKTRQEFEDERDADFAYEIPGLSRFRGNIFMDRKGVGAVFRTVPTRIMTVEELGLSDQILELCALRKGLVLVTGTTGSGKSTTLAALINYINMTRSDHIVTIEDPIEFVHENKRCLVNQREVYTHTRSFRTALRSALREDPDIVLIGEMRDLETISIALETAETGHLVFGTLHTTTAASTIDRIIDQFPAERQQQVRVMLSESLKGVIAQTLCRRRVGGRVSALEIMLVNTAISNLIREGKTFQIGSLIQVGKAAGNISLNDALLALVRDNVVTADEALSKAVDKAAFTALLARGVNH, encoded by the coding sequence GTGGCTGAGCAGCCGGCGGCGGTAGCGAAATACATACTGGTCGTTGATGATGAGCCGATGGTCTTGCGCGCCCATATGCGCGTGCTCGAGTCGGCCGCCTATATCTGTTTCGGCGCGCGCAACGCCGCGGACGCGATGTCCGTGCTCCGCCGCGAGTCGATCGATCTGGTCTTGAGTGACGTCCGAATGCCGGGTGATGACGGTATCATGCTGGCACGCGCGATCCGACGACACTTTCCCGATTTGCCGCTGGTGATGGTCACAGGAGTGGCAGACTTCTCGTCCGTGGCTGCAGCTCGCGATGCGGGAGCGCACGACTACCTCGTCAAACCGGTACCGCCGTCGGAGCTGATCTCGGCGGTGGCGAAGGCTCTTCGTCGCGAATCGCCATCCAGCCTCGTTGATCCAGCAGCGGTTACTGCGACGCCGCGCGCGCCGGCGATGCAAAGCGATGAGGCGGGAGCGCGCGCTGAACCGCACGTCGATCGTTTGTTGCGCGCCATGGTGCAAGCGGGTGCCTCCGATCTTCACCTATCGACGAGCGTTGCGCCACTCATCCGGAAGGACGGCGAGATGATGCGCCTGGACGCCGGGGGAGATCTACTCAGCGCTGAAGATGTCATTCAACTGCTCGCGCCGATTCTTCCGGGCAAAACACGACAGGAGTTCGAGGACGAGCGCGACGCGGATTTCGCGTATGAAATTCCCGGACTCTCGCGTTTCCGCGGCAACATCTTCATGGATCGGAAAGGGGTCGGCGCCGTCTTTCGGACCGTGCCGACGCGGATTATGACCGTAGAGGAACTCGGACTGTCCGATCAGATACTCGAGTTGTGCGCGTTGCGGAAAGGTTTGGTGCTGGTGACAGGAACGACCGGCTCAGGCAAGTCAACGACGCTCGCGGCGCTGATCAATTACATCAACATGACGCGGTCCGACCATATCGTCACCATCGAGGACCCGATCGAGTTCGTCCATGAGAATAAGCGCTGCCTTGTCAACCAGCGTGAGGTATACACGCATACCCGCTCGTTCCGCACTGCCCTTCGTTCGGCGCTCCGCGAAGATCCCGATATCGTTCTGATCGGTGAAATGCGAGATCTCGAGACGATCTCGATCGCCCTCGAAACCGCGGAAACGGGTCATCTCGTCTTTGGCACACTGCACACGACGACGGCCGCGTCGACGATCGATCGGATCATCGATCAATTCCCGGCCGAGCGACAACAACAAGTGCGGGTCATGCTCTCGGAGTCGCTGAAGGGCGTGATCGCCCAGACGCTTTGCCGCCGGCGTGTCGGTGGCCGGGTCTCCGCGCTCGAGATCATGCTCGTCAACACGGCGATATCAAATCTCATCCGTGAAGGAAAGACCTTTCAGATCGGATCATTGATCCAGGTAGGGAAGGCGGCCGGCAACATCTCGCTCAATGACGCGCTCCTTGCTCTGGTTCGCGACAACGTCGTGACGGCTGACGAGGCGCTGAGCAAGGCAGTGGATAAGGCGGCGTTTACAGCGCTGCTGGCGCGCGGGGTCAACCACTAG
- a CDS encoding GntR family transcriptional regulator — MPERAAKIAGILKERLLWGLHLGMVRPGDRFASVREIAAEFQVDVRTALRASRVLEADELIVARRRSGTYVAGGQAPVAVAVERNAVVDIFALGLECGIPVTELPRRLAESLRRRRLRLLCVGNHESQTQALADMASRDFGVDAVRVACDACEESRLEEAARHADAAITTVFAATRLGRLFRALGRPAFVATTAPVAHDVLTYRDGPVVVIVADRTWAERAKLAFQGTVLSGARVLVAGEDDLSVIPPEAQVVVAPAAAPLLASQSVAGHVRAVRYALADADARELIRMIVTANGDVNHSAGQ; from the coding sequence GTGCCGGAACGGGCCGCGAAGATCGCCGGAATTCTGAAAGAGCGGTTGCTGTGGGGCCTGCACCTTGGCATGGTGCGCCCGGGTGACCGCTTCGCGAGCGTGCGCGAGATCGCGGCGGAGTTTCAAGTCGACGTTCGCACGGCGCTTCGCGCCAGTCGCGTGCTCGAAGCTGATGAACTGATCGTGGCGCGCCGCCGCTCCGGCACGTATGTGGCCGGCGGACAAGCGCCGGTCGCCGTCGCAGTCGAGCGAAACGCCGTCGTGGACATCTTTGCCCTAGGACTGGAATGCGGCATTCCAGTCACCGAGCTACCGCGGCGGTTGGCGGAGAGTCTGCGGCGGCGGCGGCTTCGCCTGTTGTGCGTCGGCAACCATGAGTCGCAGACGCAGGCCCTGGCGGACATGGCGAGCCGTGATTTCGGCGTCGACGCCGTGCGCGTTGCGTGCGACGCGTGTGAGGAGAGCCGCCTCGAGGAGGCCGCGCGACATGCCGACGCGGCGATCACGACGGTGTTCGCCGCGACGCGCCTTGGGCGTCTCTTTCGCGCGCTTGGTCGGCCGGCGTTCGTCGCGACGACTGCACCCGTCGCGCACGACGTGCTCACCTATCGGGATGGGCCCGTCGTCGTGATCGTCGCCGATCGCACATGGGCCGAGCGCGCGAAGCTGGCCTTCCAGGGGACGGTGTTGAGCGGAGCGCGTGTGCTCGTCGCCGGCGAGGACGATCTGAGCGTCATTCCGCCGGAGGCACAGGTGGTCGTGGCGCCGGCCGCCGCCCCGCTCCTGGCGTCACAGTCCGTTGCAGGCCATGTCCGCGCGGTTCGCTACGCGCTGGCGGACGCCGACGCCCGCGAGCTCATCCGCATGATCGTGACCGCGAATGGTGACGTGAATCACAGCGCGGGGCAATGA
- a CDS encoding NAD-dependent epimerase/dehydratase family protein: protein MTDRRDFLRHAALAGSAFALRVERISQPITPAAKSLNILILGGTGLTGPNQVRYALARGHKVTVFNRGRRNDRLPSGVTELIGDRNLHQTDALKGKDWDVVIDNPTTMPFWVKDAAEVLKDHTKQYIFISTISVYDTANQQAIDESSPLVEYTKGDPLAVTQQEMMKDMETMYGRMKTASEREAKKWYGDRTTIIRPTLIVGPGDDSFRFTYWPYRIAQGGEILAPGDGQDHIQFIDARDLAEWTIRMAENGTTGTFNAAGPASPLTMAEQLYGIRGAFDGNRDVRFTWVPADFLAAQKVSAWGDMPTWIPRSDPDYAQANADNRRAIAAGLTFRPLASSAVDSLAWFNAAPADAQARMRKVAGITPERERAVLAAWHASR from the coding sequence ATGACCGATCGCCGCGACTTCCTTCGTCATGCCGCCCTTGCCGGCAGCGCCTTCGCGCTTCGGGTGGAGCGCATTTCACAGCCCATCACGCCCGCCGCGAAGTCGCTCAACATTCTCATCCTCGGCGGCACCGGTCTCACGGGCCCGAATCAAGTGCGCTACGCACTCGCGCGCGGACACAAGGTGACGGTGTTCAATCGCGGCCGCCGCAACGACCGATTGCCGAGCGGCGTGACTGAGCTGATCGGCGATCGCAACCTGCATCAGACCGACGCACTCAAAGGGAAAGACTGGGACGTCGTCATCGACAATCCGACGACGATGCCATTCTGGGTGAAAGACGCGGCCGAAGTGCTGAAGGATCACACGAAGCAATACATCTTCATCTCGACGATCTCCGTCTACGACACCGCGAATCAACAAGCGATCGACGAATCATCACCGCTCGTAGAATACACCAAAGGCGATCCGCTCGCGGTGACACAGCAGGAAATGATGAAGGACATGGAGACGATGTACGGCCGCATGAAGACGGCATCCGAACGTGAGGCGAAGAAGTGGTACGGCGATCGCACGACGATCATCCGGCCGACGCTCATCGTCGGACCGGGCGACGATTCGTTTCGCTTCACCTACTGGCCGTATCGCATCGCGCAGGGCGGCGAGATTCTCGCGCCGGGCGACGGACAGGATCACATCCAGTTCATCGACGCGCGCGATCTCGCCGAGTGGACGATTCGCATGGCGGAGAATGGAACCACGGGCACGTTCAACGCCGCCGGCCCCGCGTCGCCGCTCACGATGGCCGAGCAGTTGTACGGTATTCGCGGTGCCTTCGACGGCAACCGTGACGTGCGCTTCACGTGGGTGCCGGCGGACTTCCTCGCGGCGCAGAAAGTGAGCGCGTGGGGCGACATGCCGACGTGGATTCCGCGCAGCGATCCCGACTACGCGCAGGCGAACGCCGACAATCGCCGCGCGATCGCGGCCGGTCTCACGTTCCGTCCGCTCGCCTCGTCGGCGGTGGATTCGCTTGCGTGGTTCAACGCGGCGCCGGCCGACGCACAAGCGCGCATGCGCAAAGTGGCCGGTATCACGCCGGAGCGTGAGCGTGCGGTGCTCGCTGCCTGGCACGCCTCACGCTGA
- a CDS encoding alanine--glyoxylate aminotransferase family protein has protein sequence MSELLLMTPGPTRVPDRVLRAGARPMIHHRTPEFSRELRTVVELLQPIFGTTTPVLPVHTTGRGALEAAICNLFSAGDEIAVCCNGKFGEMWAGFAESYGVVVHRIATEWERSVNPSDVNEVLSEHPRVRAVALAYADTSTGVANDVAGVARVANARGVMTMIDGVASIGGMPFSFDEWHVDVAVTASQKCLMSSPGLSFVAMSDRAWRANESARLPRNYWSFSAIRSEISKAKPETPGTTPVHLVLQVAESLRMIDEEGFENVVRRHREMAERTRHGIEELGLSLQCPTLTDRATTMTAISLANGPAPADVRNGLKARGILTAAGLGPYQPAGFRIGHMGDIRLNDVERTLSALSEVLAELSATQPVPAE, from the coding sequence GTGAGCGAGCTGCTGTTGATGACACCGGGCCCCACGCGCGTCCCCGACCGCGTGCTGCGCGCCGGCGCGCGGCCGATGATTCATCACCGCACACCGGAGTTCTCACGCGAGCTGCGCACCGTCGTCGAGCTGCTCCAGCCCATCTTCGGCACCACGACGCCTGTGCTGCCCGTGCACACCACCGGCCGCGGCGCGCTCGAAGCCGCGATCTGCAATCTCTTCTCGGCGGGCGACGAGATCGCGGTGTGCTGCAACGGCAAGTTCGGCGAGATGTGGGCCGGGTTCGCCGAATCGTATGGCGTGGTCGTGCATCGCATCGCGACCGAGTGGGAGCGAAGCGTAAATCCGTCGGACGTGAACGAGGTTCTCTCGGAGCATCCGCGCGTGCGCGCCGTTGCACTGGCATATGCCGACACCTCGACCGGCGTCGCGAACGATGTTGCCGGCGTCGCGCGAGTCGCCAACGCGCGCGGCGTCATGACGATGATCGACGGCGTGGCTTCGATCGGCGGCATGCCTTTCTCGTTCGATGAGTGGCACGTCGACGTCGCGGTCACCGCCTCGCAGAAGTGCCTGATGTCGAGCCCCGGTCTCTCGTTCGTCGCCATGAGCGACCGCGCCTGGCGCGCCAACGAATCCGCGCGCCTGCCCCGCAACTACTGGAGCTTTTCGGCCATTCGATCAGAGATCTCTAAAGCGAAGCCCGAGACGCCGGGGACGACGCCGGTGCATCTCGTGCTGCAGGTGGCCGAGTCGCTGAGAATGATTGACGAGGAAGGGTTCGAGAATGTGGTGCGGCGTCATCGTGAGATGGCGGAACGCACCCGGCACGGCATCGAGGAGCTTGGGCTGTCCCTGCAATGTCCAACGTTGACCGACCGCGCGACGACGATGACGGCGATCTCGCTCGCCAACGGGCCGGCGCCCGCCGACGTGCGCAATGGGCTCAAGGCGCGCGGGATTCTGACCGCCGCGGGACTTGGACCGTATCAGCCGGCGGGATTTCGCATCGGCCACATGGGCGACATTCGGCTGAACGACGTCGAGCGGACGCTGTCGGCGCTGAGCGAGGTGCTCGCCGAGTTGTCGGCCACGCAACCGGTCCCCGCGGAGTGA
- a CDS encoding RraA family protein, whose amino-acid sequence MPRTGKLGFRVLPAPPRIDTRVVERFRGMASSNLADAMGRFNFMDPAIRSRSGFALCGLAVTVNARPADNLMIHKALDVAEPGDVVVVNTCGNTTSAVFGELMCNSAAAKKLGGIVVDGAIRDVDGITSLGFPAFSRTVCAGGCDKDGPGEVNVPISCGGTVVMPGDIIVGDDDGIAVVPRDHADDVLAQVATLMDRERKRIAEIRAGTWFRPDVDELLRAKGVIE is encoded by the coding sequence ATGCCACGCACCGGCAAGCTCGGCTTTCGCGTCCTCCCCGCCCCACCGCGCATCGACACTCGCGTCGTCGAGCGCTTTCGCGGCATGGCCAGCTCCAATCTCGCCGACGCGATGGGCCGCTTCAACTTCATGGATCCCGCCATTCGCTCTCGCAGCGGATTCGCGCTGTGCGGTCTCGCCGTCACCGTCAACGCGCGGCCAGCCGACAATCTCATGATTCACAAAGCGCTCGACGTGGCCGAGCCGGGCGACGTCGTCGTCGTGAACACGTGCGGCAACACGACGAGCGCAGTGTTCGGTGAGTTGATGTGCAACTCCGCCGCCGCGAAGAAACTCGGCGGCATCGTCGTCGACGGTGCCATCCGCGACGTGGACGGCATCACGAGCCTCGGCTTCCCCGCATTCAGTCGCACCGTGTGCGCGGGCGGTTGCGACAAGGACGGCCCTGGCGAAGTGAACGTTCCGATCTCGTGCGGCGGAACGGTCGTGATGCCGGGCGACATCATCGTCGGCGACGACGACGGCATCGCGGTCGTACCTCGTGACCATGCGGACGACGTGTTGGCGCAGGTCGCGACGCTGATGGATCGCGAGCGCAAGCGCATCGCCGAGATTCGCGCGGGCACGTGGTTCCGGCCCGACGTGGATGAGCTGTTGCGCGCGAAGGGTGTGATCGAGTGA
- a CDS encoding HD domain-containing phosphohydrolase, with the protein MTPSLIHPDRLTPPDGRLAAHRDPWLAREPRILIADDVAANVRLLRSILVRAGYREFHTTTTGSDVVPAFLEYRPDIALLDLHMPGVDGIGNVRDLRRLAAADPYMPIIVVTGDASMDARHASLDAGASDFVTKPYDSAEVVLRVRNHLETRRLHLVLAEENRVLEQRVEERTAALLAARLEVLERLAIATEIRDDDTGEHTRRVGRLAADLSRHLGEGEEAVDLIARVAPLHDIGKIAIPDQILRKPGPLTAAEFDVMKTHTTTGASILGGGGHALIRTAEQIALTHHERWDGSGYPHGLREREIPMEGRIVAVADFYDALTHDRVYRPAVERDAVIDMIIERAKTQFDPDVVRAIIELAERAPLAS; encoded by the coding sequence ATGACGCCGTCGCTCATTCACCCAGACCGATTGACGCCGCCGGACGGCCGACTCGCGGCCCACCGCGATCCGTGGCTCGCGCGGGAGCCGCGCATCCTCATCGCCGATGACGTCGCGGCAAATGTGCGACTGCTCCGCTCAATTCTCGTGCGCGCGGGCTACCGCGAATTTCACACGACGACCACCGGCAGCGATGTCGTTCCCGCATTCCTCGAATATCGGCCGGACATCGCGCTCCTCGACTTGCACATGCCGGGCGTCGACGGCATCGGCAACGTGCGGGACCTGCGTCGGCTTGCCGCGGCGGATCCGTACATGCCGATCATCGTCGTCACCGGTGACGCGTCGATGGACGCCCGGCATGCGAGTCTCGATGCCGGCGCATCGGATTTCGTCACGAAACCGTACGATTCGGCCGAAGTGGTGCTGCGCGTCCGTAACCATCTCGAGACACGGCGATTGCATCTCGTTCTTGCCGAGGAGAACCGAGTACTCGAGCAACGAGTCGAGGAACGCACCGCCGCACTGCTTGCCGCGCGCCTCGAGGTGTTGGAACGGCTCGCGATCGCAACCGAGATCCGCGACGATGACACCGGAGAACACACGCGGCGCGTGGGGCGCCTCGCCGCCGACCTGTCCAGGCATCTTGGCGAAGGCGAGGAGGCTGTCGATCTCATCGCGCGCGTCGCGCCGCTCCACGACATCGGCAAGATCGCCATTCCGGACCAGATTCTGAGGAAGCCAGGACCTCTCACGGCGGCCGAATTCGACGTGATGAAGACACACACGACGACAGGCGCGAGCATCCTGGGCGGTGGCGGACACGCGCTCATTCGGACAGCGGAGCAAATCGCTCTGACGCATCACGAGCGATGGGACGGCAGCGGGTATCCGCATGGGCTGCGCGAGCGCGAGATTCCCATGGAAGGACGCATCGTGGCCGTCGCCGACTTTTACGACGCGCTGACACACGACCGCGTGTATCGCCCCGCCGTCGAGCGAGACGCGGTGATCGACATGATTATCGAACGAGCGAAAACTCAGTTCGATCCCGACGTCGTCCGAGCGATCATCGAGCTGGCGGAACGCGCGCCCTTGGCGTCATGA
- a CDS encoding dicarboxylate/amino acid:cation symporter: MKLQTRIFIGMIGGAALGAIARLSPVLLDGVMALEPIGTAFIRLITMVVVPLVIGSLFTGVASLGDLRRLGRIGGRTLAYFVGTTVLAATVGILIAHAAPFGALAAKNEGIATNASVPGVGEVLLAMIPQNPFAAAVQGDLLPLIVAVCIFAAAATTLEDEKRRSVLALFERLNELSMIVIGWIMKLAPLAVLVLIAVTVATSGAAMLENLGLFVVTVLIALAVHTVLVLMPLVRFAANMSESRFIRGVSDALMLAFATASSSVTLPVSMAAATNRLGISNDAVAFVLPAGATLNKNGSAVYKAVTAVFLASVYGLALGPSQWFAIVAASTVAAFAGAGVPGSSLVTTLIVLNAVGLRDQAAAGIALVAAVDRPLDMCRTAVNTLSNLVGAAWVGRAEHATAEVPSPVTETAG; encoded by the coding sequence ATGAAACTTCAAACGCGTATCTTCATCGGCATGATAGGCGGGGCCGCACTCGGCGCCATCGCGAGGTTGTCTCCGGTCTTGCTCGATGGCGTCATGGCGCTCGAGCCCATCGGCACCGCGTTCATTCGGCTGATCACGATGGTCGTCGTGCCGCTCGTCATCGGCAGCTTGTTCACGGGCGTCGCGTCGCTCGGCGACTTGCGGCGCCTCGGACGCATCGGCGGCCGAACGCTCGCGTACTTCGTCGGAACGACCGTGCTCGCGGCGACGGTCGGTATCCTCATCGCGCACGCGGCACCGTTCGGTGCGCTCGCGGCGAAGAACGAGGGTATCGCGACCAACGCGTCGGTTCCGGGGGTCGGCGAGGTGCTGCTCGCGATGATTCCGCAGAATCCATTCGCCGCCGCCGTGCAAGGCGATCTGCTGCCGTTGATCGTCGCGGTGTGCATCTTCGCCGCGGCAGCAACGACCCTCGAGGATGAAAAGCGCCGTTCCGTGCTCGCGCTGTTCGAGCGCTTGAACGAGCTGTCGATGATCGTCATCGGGTGGATCATGAAGCTCGCGCCGCTCGCGGTGCTGGTGCTGATCGCGGTTACCGTTGCGACATCGGGCGCGGCCATGCTCGAGAATCTCGGACTGTTCGTGGTGACCGTGCTCATCGCGCTTGCGGTTCACACGGTACTCGTGCTCATGCCGCTGGTGCGCTTCGCCGCCAACATGAGCGAGTCGCGATTCATCCGCGGTGTTTCCGACGCGTTGATGCTCGCGTTCGCCACTGCGTCGTCGAGCGTGACGCTGCCGGTGAGCATGGCGGCGGCGACGAATCGGCTCGGCATCTCGAACGATGCGGTGGCGTTCGTGCTCCCCGCCGGCGCCACGCTCAACAAGAACGGCTCGGCGGTTTACAAGGCGGTGACGGCCGTGTTTCTGGCGTCGGTGTATGGATTGGCGCTCGGTCCGTCGCAGTGGTTCGCGATCGTCGCGGCGTCGACCGTCGCCGCGTTCGCCGGAGCCGGCGTGCCCGGCAGCTCGCTCGTGACGACGCTCATCGTGCTCAATGCCGTCGGATTGCGGGATCAGGCGGCGGCCGGTATCGCGCTCGTCGCGGCGGTGGATCGGCCGCTCGACATGTGCCGCACCGCGGTGAACACGCTGAGCAATCTCGTCGGCGCGGCGTGGGTTGGCCGCGCGGAGCACGCGACGGCGGAGGTGCCGTCGCCGGTGACGGAGACCGCGGGATGA
- a CDS encoding ATP-binding protein, whose translation MNEVRPWQRLTRRLPLIAFAMLCAVIAGMSWAAYIQIRRATLDANYSHLENGASQIASMLDAQLRRLRNDLAGSARDSSLRPLVMGRSAQPRVSRVSSTLAAIGARGPQIAAVSVLDRTGKLLATTGVGTMERVVAAGAFSALRDNGVSPLAAVHDTLTYSIAAPVMNGRDTLGFLVATRRLSDGSSSEAIGKLLGPGTRLLVGNARGDLWTDLVATTDGPPRTTVSAGRGVFIGRDARTRIGSATRLAAAPWVVWVERSRDEALAPARGFIIQLGLIALISVLAGSVGVWLVVYRTIRPLSELRMAAGALAAGGMAAPVRVRRSDEIGGLARTFNRMAEGVHEAERALKERADALERRNQELHESESRYRQLVEQAPDAVLVHRDGEIVFANARALRVLGAAESDALVGRSVFDLVDDADRAEAVARTQAIRESGQPSKPTELRLRRLDGTPIVAEVNGSPVLFDGMPCVQTLARDISERKALEAQLLQSQKMDAVGRLAGGIAHDFNNLLTVINTYAEFLLNEMPADSPQREDAEEIKRAGASAARLTRQMLAFSRKQVLARTVLDLNDAIGGMAGMLERVLGDQIEVVADLRPNLDTILADAGQLEQVLLNLAVNARDAMPKGGTLRIQTGQVVLDDGFEAQGHQRLIPAGNYVMLAVSDTGSGMTDEVKSHIFEPFYTTKDAGKGTGLGLAMVYGIVKQSDGFIWVYSEPGRGSSFKIYLPAYAAGGPASLQGTGEFLIPSQDSATILLVEDDAMVRAAVRRILERSPHVIVEAEGASQAIARFQSERGRVDLLITDMMMPDMTGAELIRELRERNPILRAIIMSGYSEEITAREWRLPPNALFIEKPVSPNRLLRAVADVLAGDFTANGAAFDSPAA comes from the coding sequence ATGAACGAAGTCAGACCGTGGCAGAGGCTGACGCGGCGACTTCCGCTGATCGCCTTCGCGATGCTCTGTGCCGTCATCGCCGGCATGTCGTGGGCAGCCTACATCCAGATCCGCCGCGCGACGCTCGACGCCAACTACTCGCATCTCGAAAACGGCGCAAGCCAAATCGCGTCGATGCTGGACGCGCAATTGCGCCGCCTCCGGAATGATCTCGCGGGCTCCGCGAGGGACTCGAGCCTTCGCCCGCTCGTAATGGGGCGTAGTGCACAGCCTCGGGTCTCTCGCGTCTCTAGTACCTTGGCGGCGATCGGTGCTCGCGGGCCGCAAATCGCGGCGGTCAGTGTCTTGGACCGTACGGGGAAATTGCTGGCGACGACCGGCGTCGGGACGATGGAGCGCGTGGTGGCGGCCGGCGCATTTTCGGCACTTCGCGACAACGGTGTTTCGCCGCTCGCGGCCGTTCACGACACGTTGACCTATTCGATCGCGGCGCCCGTGATGAACGGTCGAGACACGCTCGGATTCCTCGTCGCCACGCGGCGGCTCAGCGACGGCTCGAGCAGCGAGGCGATCGGCAAGCTGCTGGGACCGGGAACGCGGTTGCTGGTTGGAAACGCGCGAGGCGACCTGTGGACCGACCTTGTGGCGACCACCGATGGACCTCCGCGCACAACGGTATCGGCGGGCCGCGGCGTCTTCATCGGACGCGACGCCCGTACGCGAATCGGTTCGGCGACTCGGCTAGCCGCCGCGCCCTGGGTGGTGTGGGTCGAGCGGTCGCGCGACGAGGCGCTGGCGCCAGCGCGTGGCTTCATCATCCAACTCGGATTGATCGCCTTGATCTCCGTGCTGGCCGGCAGTGTCGGCGTATGGCTCGTCGTGTACCGGACGATCCGGCCGCTGAGCGAGTTGCGGATGGCGGCCGGTGCGTTGGCCGCCGGCGGCATGGCAGCACCGGTGCGCGTTCGGCGCTCCGACGAAATCGGCGGTCTCGCGCGAACTTTCAATCGCATGGCGGAGGGCGTGCACGAAGCCGAACGGGCGCTTAAGGAACGCGCCGACGCCTTGGAGCGGCGCAACCAGGAATTACATGAGAGCGAGAGCCGGTATCGCCAGCTCGTCGAACAGGCACCAGACGCGGTGCTCGTCCATCGCGACGGCGAGATCGTATTCGCAAACGCGAGAGCGCTGCGCGTGCTCGGTGCAGCGGAGTCGGATGCCCTGGTTGGAAGGTCGGTATTCGATCTCGTCGATGACGCGGATCGCGCCGAAGCCGTCGCGCGCACGCAAGCGATTCGGGAGTCCGGCCAGCCGTCCAAGCCGACGGAGCTCCGTTTGCGCCGACTCGATGGAACGCCGATCGTAGCCGAGGTGAACGGCTCACCGGTGTTGTTCGACGGCATGCCGTGCGTGCAAACGCTGGCACGCGATATCTCGGAGCGCAAAGCGCTGGAAGCGCAGCTCCTCCAGTCGCAGAAGATGGACGCCGTGGGCCGGCTCGCCGGTGGCATCGCTCACGACTTCAACAATCTGTTAACCGTCATCAACACGTACGCTGAGTTCCTCCTGAACGAGATGCCCGCCGACAGCCCTCAACGCGAGGATGCAGAAGAGATCAAGCGCGCGGGCGCAAGCGCCGCACGTCTGACGCGCCAGATGCTGGCCTTCAGCCGGAAGCAGGTGCTCGCGCGCACGGTCCTCGATCTCAATGACGCGATCGGCGGAATGGCGGGAATGCTCGAGCGCGTCCTGGGCGATCAGATCGAAGTAGTGGCGGACCTGCGTCCGAACCTCGACACGATCCTCGCCGACGCGGGACAGCTCGAACAGGTGCTGCTCAACCTCGCAGTCAACGCGCGAGACGCGATGCCGAAGGGCGGCACGCTCAGGATTCAAACAGGTCAAGTCGTTCTCGACGACGGATTCGAGGCTCAAGGCCATCAGCGCCTGATACCCGCCGGCAACTACGTCATGCTGGCGGTGTCAGACACCGGAAGCGGAATGACCGACGAGGTCAAGAGCCACATCTTCGAGCCCTTTTACACGACGAAAGACGCGGGCAAGGGTACGGGACTCGGACTGGCGATGGTGTACGGCATCGTGAAGCAGTCGGACGGCTTCATCTGGGTGTACAGCGAGCCGGGGCGCGGCTCGAGCTTCAAGATCTACCTGCCGGCGTACGCCGCGGGAGGCCCGGCGTCGTTGCAGGGCACGGGGGAATTCCTGATTCCGTCGCAGGACTCTGCGACGATTCTCCTCGTCGAAGACGATGCCATGGTGCGCGCGGCGGTGCGGCGAATTCTCGAGCGTTCACCACACGTCATCGTGGAGGCTGAGGGCGCCTCGCAGGCGATCGCGCGTTTCCAGTCGGAGCGCGGGCGCGTGGATCTGCTGATTACGGACATGATGATGCCCGACATGACGGGCGCGGAACTGATTCGCGAGCTCCGTGAACGGAATCCGATCTTGCGGGCGATCATCATGTCCGGCTACTCGGAGGAGATCACGGCTCGGGAATGGCGCTTACCGCCGAACGCGTTGTTCATCGAAAAGCCGGTGTCGCCAAACCGCTTGTTGCGCGCAGTGGCGGACGTGCTTGCCGGCGATTTTACGGCAAATGGCGCGGCATTCGATTCGCCCGCCGCTTGA